From one Oncorhynchus keta strain PuntledgeMale-10-30-2019 chromosome 30, Oket_V2, whole genome shotgun sequence genomic stretch:
- the LOC127913859 gene encoding arp2/3 complex-activating protein rickA-like has translation MAGSLPLTPPDIEVLDGGSLPLTPPDIEVLDGGSLPLTPPDIEVLDGGSLPLTPPDIEVLDGGSLPLTPPDIEVLDGGSLPLTPPDIEVLDGGSLPLTLPDIEVLDGRKLGPSSTGQYALLS, from the coding sequence atggcaggaagccttcctctgacaccgcctgatatagaggtcctggatggagggagccttcctctgacaccgcctgatatagaggtcctggatggcgggagccttcctctgacaccgcctgatatagaggtcctggatggcgggagccttcctctgacaccgcctgatatagaggtcctggatggcgggagccttcctctgacaccgcctgatatagaggtcctggatggcgggagccttcctctgacaccgcctgatatagaggtcctggatggcgggagccttcctctgacactgcctgatatagaggtcctggatggcaggaagcttggccccagtagtactgggcagtacgcactacTCTCTTGA